From the Thermosynechococcus sp. genome, the window TCACCAGCCGTTGAGTTTGTTCAATGAGTTTGTTGACCGAAACGCCTACACTCTGCCCATCCTCTTGAGTAGTTCAGGTGCAACCTGTCTGTAACATAGGGGATTGGTAGGAGCGGATCAAAACTGGATGGAGTCCTCCCGGGATGGGTCATCTCCTTGGCAATAAACAAAATTGAGTTTGCGGTCAGTGGCGTGGATCCTGCAGCCATTCGGTATTAGAACTGAATGGGTCCTTTGGGAAGGTAGAGGTGGTAGAGTACGCGTGCTAACGCATGGCTACACGGACCTCAAAATGTCCTTCTAGATATCATCTCAAGTTTAAGTTACTTAAGGCAGCGGATAAGCCTCTGAGAAATCAAATACCCTGCGCTGAACCCACTCACCCCCCGCCTAGGTTACAAACGCGTGTAAATCAGCATGTGTTCACCTAAACCTCTTGATAGTGTTGCCGGATGACTCGTTTCGCAACTGGTCATTGCGCCGCCCGACTGCTAGCGTTTCGGCCACCGCGCGGAGTGAGTCGGCTGGAAGCGCGTGTTGGGCGATTACTCGATGTTTGCATCTATCTTTTGCTGCACAAATTCACGTGCCAAATCCAATATCTCCTCGATACTCCTGCAACTATAGTTTGTTCCCATCACAACTTTACGTGCCAAATCCAATATCTTCTTGATACGCTCCCAACCATAGTTTGTTCCCAGCCACCATCCAGGAACGATTTCAATAGAGTCTCCTTCCACCAAGTGCGGTTTGTTCGGATAGAGTTTCTGCTTATCACGGGCTATGTATCTCCGTATCCTTCCATGCTTTTCTGATGCAAATCGGTCAAGAAAACCAGGATCAGCTTCCGCCAAAAACTGAAAGACCTTTACCATGAACTCTTTCGCCGATGCAGCCTCGTACGTCTTGCCTTCAAACACGAATGAAAAACTGCCTGTGGTTCGGGATCGGGAAGTCTGCTTCCGGTTTTTTGGTGCCCGGCGCATAGCCGTTTGTTGATGCGACGGTATCGGATATGCAGAAACGACACCAAGATGGTGATTCGATTTTAAAAATTCGCTACACAAATCCAAATCCGGCCTATAGCCACAGAGATCTTCAACTTTTTCGGCTAATAATTCCAACAACAATGAATCAGGCTCTTCAAGCAAACTCTTCCAAGCTCTTGGGAGTGTTGCCTCAATTTCTCTACTCCGGGCCACGTTTTGATAATCTGCACGTGCAGATTCTAAAGCTTCGCCAGAACACACTCTTTCATAGTGGAGATATCGTTCAAGCCTGCTGACCGCTTCTTCGATCTCACGCTCAAGAAGGTCGAGCTTATATACTCTCCTTTCATCATATCGGCCCTGTTCAGCAGGAAGATAAAAACTCCACTCTTGTCCATCTGTCAGGACGGCCACTGGAACTCCCGAATGAAAGGCGTATTGGAATAGCTGTCTATCAGCCCCTTCCGAAATGCCAACCCTCTTGACCTCAATAAATATCAATGGACGAAGGGCCGGATGACAGAGTGCAAAATCGACACGGCCCCCTTCGACCGAGAATTGGGGGACAACTACATTTGTATCAAATACGGGCCATCCTAGTTCCTGCAAGATCAGAAGAAGAATTCCCTGGGAAACAGCAGCCTCAGATATAAACTCACCACGCCGGAGACGTTCTCGAATCGTTTCTATATGGTTTGAAATTGTCATTTATACACCTTCTTTTTTACAACTTATTACGAGTATGCTTATTTACGACCGCAAAAACTCGCGCCGCAATTCGGTCTAACAAGTTTCACCGGTTTGTGCCTCAAAAACAATGTCATCCCAAAAACAGTAGTAAAGGTGTGACCACCTTTCATAGATTTTTCTAAAGATGACCGGGTTATCATCTTCCGATAACGCCAAAGTATCAACTTTGCCCGAGTGCTGTACGCCCGTGGGAAATTCTGACTGCACCAACTGACAATTGAACACTGTTTCAAGATTCCGTTCGACAAGTATTTGAAGATTTTTCTCAAGTGCAAAATTGAATTACATCAGAACAGGTAACTTTTGATCTGTGATTTCAAATAGTGACATAGATTTTTCTCAACGATACTTTGATTTTGCAAGGGGCAAGCCAACGCAAGAAACTGTTGAAAAAACCCTTTTTCGCGGAGCGAAGCCTGCCTGGGGTGGCTAGCGCGGCGGAGTGAGGGGGCATGCCAAGCGGTTGGGGCAGGGATTTTCGGCTAATTCGGCGTCTCAAACACACAGATTTTCCTCACACTATGTACTAGTGCGTACAGTTTCCATTGTACATCCACTTTCAATTTCGAGTGCAGCCTGAATCGGTTCATGTGTTTGTGAATACAAATGTGCGATGTTCCTCTTGGGTTGAAGGGACTGCAGTCAGGTTTTCCTCAACTCCATCACGAGGGCCTCCTGCGCGGGTGAAAGCCTTTTTTGCAGACGGTGCGCTGTGTGTGGGCGCTCTTCAAAGGTGGTGCGGTGTTTCCACTTGGACACCGTCATGGGGGAGGTTCCGTAGCGCCTGGCCAGCATGCAATCGAGTCAGAGCTCGCCGCAATTCCCGGCCGAATCGCGGGCGTGGTGCGAGTGCCCTTTGTGTAGCCGGATGAGCATGCACTGACCTCCTTAAACCGTCGGACCATGCCCGGAAGCAATCTCAGCTAGGATGCTGCGGGCCATCAGGTAACTATGGTGGGAAGATATTGTATAGTCGCCTGCTGCATTGTATAATTTCCCGCCATATTACAGAGCAACGCAATCGCAGTGAACGACGGTGACAACAACCTGGCTCCGGGCGACGTCGTCGCGGGCTTGGAACCTTCGGAGCTGGTCGAGATCCAGCGCGTCGCTCCCTTCGGCAATAAGACGCTGGTTGAAGGCGTCGGGCTCCAGTCCGGCCGGATGGTGAAGCGGCCTCTGACCGCTGAGGAGCTGGCCGCGCTTGTCAAAGTCCGCGGCCGATTCCGTACGTTCGATGGCGATGCCAGCCTCTTCCTCCTCGGCGTCGAGGCCGAGCGCATCCGCATCGCCCATCAGTTCGACCCGCTTTTTGCCGTCAACTCCAGCATCGTGGATCCACTGCCTCACCAGGTCGAGGCCGTCTATCGCTATCTTTTGCCCCTTCCCAGAATCCGGTTTTTGCTTGCCGACGATACAGGTGCCGGCAAGACGATCATGACCGGCCTTTTGATCAAAGAGCTGCTCTTCCGGGGAGTGATCCAGAAGATCCTCATCATCACCCCCGGCGGCCTGACGAAACAGTGGCAAGAAGAGGAGTTCCAGGAGAAGTTCGGCCTCCACGCGCGGCTGGTGGATCGCGCGTCTTTCCAAGCGGAGCCCGGCCAGTTCTCCCGCAACGAAGAGGGGATCTTCGTCACCTCCATCGATTTCCTGGCGCGGAATGAAGGCTGTCTCAAGGCCGCATCGGCAACTCAGTGGGACCTCGTGGTGGTGGACGAGGCCCACAAGCTCTCGGCCTATGAGTACGGCACCAAGCTCGAGGAGAGTAAACGCTACAAGGCGCTGAAGGCGATCGCCCCCAAGACCGATCATCTGCTCTTCCTCACGGCGACGCCGCACCGAGGACGAAAGGACACCTTCCGCCGGCTTCTTTTGCTGCTCGATGAGGACCTGTTCCAGAAAGATGAACACGTTGCCGACCGGGTGCGCGAGCAGGCGGCGCCCTACGGGGCTTCAGGAGCGGAGGATTTCGAGGACGAGTGCCCGATCAGCGAGGCGCGCAACCGCTTCTTCCTCCGCCGGCTGAAGGAGGAGATGGTGAACTGGGACGGGCAACCCCTTTTCAAGCCGCGCCACACCAAGACGATCGGCTACGACCTCACCCCTGAGGAGAAGACGCTCTACGACGCGGTGACGAGCTACGTCCGCTCGAAGCGCAAGGAGGCCAAGGCGAAGAAGAACCGGAACGTTGAGCTGACCCTCATGGTCATGCAGCGGCGGCTGGCCAGTAGCCTCTACGCAATCACGCGGACGCTGGAAAACCGGCTGCGTGCCCTCAACGAGGTCCTCGCCATCCTGCGGGATCCGCGCCGGTCGGAGGCGGAGAAGAAGCGGCTTCTGCGGGCACCCTCTGATCTGAGCGACCCACAAGACATCACGGAATACGAAGACCTGACCGAAGAGGAACGCGAGCGGATCGATCAGCGGATCTTCCGCTAGGTTCTCACCGATGACCCGGACAAGGTCGAGGAAGAACGGGACGAAGTCGAGCGCCTTTTCCGCCTGGCCGAGGGCCTCAAGGATCACACGGAAGCGAAGTTCGCCGAACTGCTCGCCGTTCTGGATTCCTCCGACGTGATCCGCGCGGAGGTTGGCGTAAAGCAGACCCGAGACTGGGGGCTCTGGCGATTGGCCGAGCAACGGATGGCGCGCACGCCACCGACTGCACAATTAGCATACACGGGAGGAAGCGATAGATGAAAACGGTTCGCGATGCCTGCCAACTCCAACCCAACGCCCTTTCGATCAAGGTCAGCGACCAGATCGAGCAGCTCGACGAACTGATCGCCGAGGAGCATGACGGGATCGCTTTCTTTGAGCGAACTCACATCACGCAGGGCATGCAGGACCTGATCAGCGAGGGCATCGCGCGCCTTGCGGGGGCTTCATCCCAGGCGGTCTTTCATCTCAAACAGGCGATGGGCGGCGGCAAGACGCACCTGCTCGTCGGTTTCGGCCTGCTGGCCAAACACCCCGCGCTGCGCAGGAAGTATTGCGCGGGGGTGGCGCATATCGATGCCTTTGAAAGCACTGCGATCGCGGCGTTCAATGGCCGCAACAGTCCAGACCACTTTTTCTGGGGTGAGATCGCCGAGCAGCTCGGCAAGGGCGAGCAGTTTCGCGAGTTCTGGACTTCTGGCCCGAAGGCGCCGGACGAAAAGGACTGGCTCAAGCTTTTCGAAGGCGACCGGCCGGTCCTGGTCCTGCTCGACGAGATGCCGCCGTACTTCCACTACCTGGACACGCAGAAAGTGGGCAACGGTACGGTCGCAGACATCGCCACGCGCGCCTTCGCCAACCTGCTAACCGCCGCGGGCAAGAAAAAGAACGTCTGCGTCGTTGTTTCCGACCTGGCGGCAGCCTACGAGACCGGCGGTAGACTTATCAACCGTGCGCTTCAAGACGCACGTGCCGAACTCGGTCGGCAGGAACGCGCCATCACCCCAGTAGACCTCGCCGCCAACGAGATCTACGACATCCTGCGCAAGCGCCTATTCACCAAGCTGCCCGACAAGTCGGAGATTGACGGGATTGCCAGTGCCTACGGGCGCAAGCTTGTCGAGGCGGCCAAGGCCAAGACGACGCATCGCGGCGCTGAGGCGATCGCCGACGAGATAGCGGCCACCTATCCCTTCCATCCGCGGTTCAAGAACGTCGTGGCGCTGTTCAAGGAGAACGAGCAGTTCAAGCAAACCCGCGGCCTGCTGGAGCTCGTCTCGCGCCTGCTCAAGTCTGTCTGGGAGCGCAAGGACAACGACGTCTTCTTGATCGGCCCGCAGCACTTTGATCTTTCCATCCCCGAGGTGCGCGACAAGCTCACTGAGATTTCCGGCATGCGCGATGTGATCGCCAAGGACATCTGGGACGCCCAGCAGTCCGCGCACGCTCAGTTGATCGACCTTGAGACCGGAAACGATGCGGCACAGCAAGTAAGCACGCTTCTGCTGACCGCAAGCCTTTCTACTGCGGTCAATGCCGTGAAGGGCCTCACGCGCGAGGAAATGGTCGAGTGCCTAGTGACACCGCTGCGCGAGCCGTCGGAGTTCCTGACCGCCTTCCAGGAGCTGGAGAAAGCCGCCTGGTACTTGCACCACACGCCCGAGGGCCGCTTTTACTTCGACCGCCAGGAGAACCTGACCAAGCTTCTGCAGAGCCTCGCCAACGATGCGCCGGAAAACCAGATCGATGAACTGATCCGCCACCGTCTGCGCGAGATGTTCAAGCCGACGCGCAAGACGGCCTACGAGGAGGTTCTACCACTGCCGCGCCTTGACGAGGTGGCCGAGCGCGTGCGCCGCGGCCGCGTGCTCGTGATCGTAAGCCCCGATTCGAAGATCCCGCCTGCGGAAGTGCAGCGCTTCTTCGAGGGGCTGAGCCAGAAGAACAATCTGCTGGTCCTCACCGGTGACAAGACGGCGATGGGCAGCGTCGAGAAGGCGGCCCGCCAGCTCTATGCGGCGCAGAAGGCCGACGGGCGTATCCCGAAGGGCCATCCGCAGCGCGAAGACCTCGAGCGCAAGCAGGCGGCCTACGAGCAGGACTTCAACGCCACGGTGCTCGGGCTCTTCGACAAGGTGCTGTTCCCGATCCAGCGCGCCGGCCGGGAGGCTCAGCTCGCCGCCAAGGCGCTCGACATGACGCGCGACGCGACCAAGCCCTTCGATGGCGAGGCGCAGATCGAAAAGACCCTGGTCTCCAACCCGCTCAAGCTCTACCTCGATGTCGAGAAGGACTTCGACGCGATCCGCGACAAGGCCGAGGACCTGCTCTGGCCCGCCGGCCAGGCCGAGACGCGCTGGTCTGATGCCGCCGACCGCTACGCGGAGCAGGCAGGCATGCCCTGGCTGCCGCCGCGCGGTCTCGACTGGCTCAAGGGCATCGCCATAAACCGCGGCCTTTGGGAGGACCTCGGCAACGGGTACGTGACCAAGAAGCCTGCGAAGAAGCGCACTTCGGCCCAAGTCGTGATCGAGCAGGGCCCGGATGACGAGGGGCGCGTGCGCCTGAAGGTCAACCCGGTGCATGCCGGTCCGGCGCCGCGCATCCACTACGCCGAGGAATCACCGGTATCGGAGTCGAGCCCGGTGCTCAAAGAGAACCCGTTCACGACGAAAGCCTTGCGCGTGCGCTTTCTCGTCTGCGATCCTTCCGGCCAGTACGAAACCGGCGATCCGGTGGTCTGGCGCAACCGGCTCGTGCTGCGCAATCGGCTCAGCGAGCAAGGCGGCAAGCGGCTGGTCGAACTCTTCGTCGCCCCACGCGGCGAGATCCGCTACACGCTCGACGGCAGCGAGCCGCGTGACGGCACACGGTACGAAGGGCCCGTCGAGATCGGCGACGGCGAGGTGCTGCTGCGCGTCTTCGCCACCGCCGGCGACCTCGAGGCCAAGGACGAGTTCCGCTTCCCGGCAAAGGGCAAGAAGGGTGTGCAGCTCGACGAGACCAAGCCCGCGCGCCTCATCTCCCGCACGGGCCACAAGCTCGATTCGCGAGCTTCGACTTTCGAAGGGCTCAAGCAGGCGGGTGACCTGGGCACCCTCTTCGAAAGCGTGACGCTGACCGTCGGCCAGGGCGCGCAGGTCGCGCAGCTCATGGTCGGCGAAATCCAGGTGGAGGCCACCTTTCTCACTCAGATCCTCGAGAAGGTGCTCGACAAGTTCCCGCCGGATGCGCCGATCACCATGAGCTTCCGCAAGGCGCATTTCCAATCGGGGCACGACCTGAAGCAGTTTTGCGAAAAACTCGGCATTGAGCTTGCCCAAGGGAGCGTCGAGCAGTGAGCGAGAAACCTGCCACCGTGGACTTCGGCGCCCCCGAAGGGTTTGGTGCGCACGTCTTCCGCGTCGAGATCCCGGCCGCGCGCGCGGGCGAGGTCCGCATCGTCGAGGACTACGGCTACCGCGGCAGCGAAGCCGGCATTCCCCGAGAAGAGGAGCGCGTTGTCCTCGAACGCCGCATCTGGTCCGCAATCGCCGACGTCGCCCGCCGCGAGTTCAACAGCCGTCTGAAGGCCGCGGGCCTCAAGACCGGCCGCTGGCACGCAGGCAACAACCTGGTCGAGCGCCTGCTGGGCCGCGAACTCTGCGTCCTCGCCTGGGCCGCGGAGAAGGCGACCGACGCCGAG encodes:
- a CDS encoding SNF2-related protein encodes the protein MNDGDNNLAPGDVVAGLEPSELVEIQRVAPFGNKTLVEGVGLQSGRMVKRPLTAEELAALVKVRGRFRTFDGDASLFLLGVEAERIRIAHQFDPLFAVNSSIVDPLPHQVEAVYRYLLPLPRIRFLLADDTGAGKTIMTGLLIKELLFRGVIQKILIITPGGLTKQWQEEEFQEKFGLHARLVDRASFQAEPGQFSRNEEGIFVTSIDFLARNEGCLKAASATQWDLVVVDEAHKLSAYEYGTKLEESKRYKALKAIAPKTDHLLFLTATPHRGRKDTFRRLLLLLDEDLFQKDEHVADRVREQAAPYGASGAEDFEDECPISEARNRFFLRRLKEEMVNWDGQPLFKPRHTKTIGYDLTPEEKTLYDAVTSYVRSKRKEAKAKKNRNVELTLMVMQRRLASSLYAITRTLENRLRALNEVLAILRDPRRSEAEKKRLLRAPSDLSDPQDITEYEDLTEEERERIDQRIFR
- a CDS encoding anti-phage-associated DUF499 domain-containing protein; protein product: MKTVRDACQLQPNALSIKVSDQIEQLDELIAEEHDGIAFFERTHITQGMQDLISEGIARLAGASSQAVFHLKQAMGGGKTHLLVGFGLLAKHPALRRKYCAGVAHIDAFESTAIAAFNGRNSPDHFFWGEIAEQLGKGEQFREFWTSGPKAPDEKDWLKLFEGDRPVLVLLDEMPPYFHYLDTQKVGNGTVADIATRAFANLLTAAGKKKNVCVVVSDLAAAYETGGRLINRALQDARAELGRQERAITPVDLAANEIYDILRKRLFTKLPDKSEIDGIASAYGRKLVEAAKAKTTHRGAEAIADEIAATYPFHPRFKNVVALFKENEQFKQTRGLLELVSRLLKSVWERKDNDVFLIGPQHFDLSIPEVRDKLTEISGMRDVIAKDIWDAQQSAHAQLIDLETGNDAAQQVSTLLLTASLSTAVNAVKGLTREEMVECLVTPLREPSEFLTAFQELEKAAWYLHHTPEGRFYFDRQENLTKLLQSLANDAPENQIDELIRHRLREMFKPTRKTAYEEVLPLPRLDEVAERVRRGRVLVIVSPDSKIPPAEVQRFFEGLSQKNNLLVLTGDKTAMGSVEKAARQLYAAQKADGRIPKGHPQREDLERKQAAYEQDFNATVLGLFDKVLFPIQRAGREAQLAAKALDMTRDATKPFDGEAQIEKTLVSNPLKLYLDVEKDFDAIRDKAEDLLWPAGQAETRWSDAADRYAEQAGMPWLPPRGLDWLKGIAINRGLWEDLGNGYVTKKPAKKRTSAQVVIEQGPDDEGRVRLKVNPVHAGPAPRIHYAEESPVSESSPVLKENPFTTKALRVRFLVCDPSGQYETGDPVVWRNRLVLRNRLSEQGGKRLVELFVAPRGEIRYTLDGSEPRDGTRYEGPVEIGDGEVLLRVFATAGDLEAKDEFRFPAKGKKGVQLDETKPARLISRTGHKLDSRASTFEGLKQAGDLGTLFESVTLTVGQGAQVAQLMVGEIQVEATFLTQILEKVLDKFPPDAPITMSFRKAHFQSGHDLKQFCEKLGIELAQGSVEQ
- a CDS encoding anti-phage-associated DUF3780 domain-containing protein, whose translation is MSEKPATVDFGAPEGFGAHVFRVEIPAARAGEVRIVEDYGYRGSEAGIPREEERVVLERRIWSAIADVARREFNSRLKAAGLKTGRWHAGNNLVERLLGRELCVLAWAAEKATDAELPVIGSKWAALRPEERWWLFMVTVAEAGLPDDHDRGWRRALHLALADGEAPKPSRRRPRPAEPDLLELPLFRGKA